From the genome of Alteromonas stellipolaris:
TACCCTCAGTTAATGTGCGCGTAATCCCAAGAAACGCCTAAAATTGAGTGCTATGGTGGCGAAAGTGACGAAAAAAACAGATTCTCCCTCGTTTGAGGAAACCCTTACCGAATTAGATGCCATCGTTAATGAGATGGAAAACGGTGAGTTACCATTAAACGTTGCACTTGAAAAATTCGAGCGAGGCATTGCCCTTTCTCGTGAAGGCCAGAAGTCGTTAGAGCAAGCCGAGCAAAAAGTTAAAATTTTGCTTAATGAGCAAGGCGAAAGCGCATTACACCCTCTTCCTGAAGACGAGCAACCTTAAACCTCGTGTCGCAACAAACAGGTACGTTATGAATTTCACTGCATTGCATCAGCAAGTTAAGCAGCAGACCGATGCGTCGTTAAATACGCTTATTGATGACCTTCCACACGACGCACCGCGGCTTAAAGAAGCAATGCGCCATGCGTTATTGGTGGGGGGTAAACGCATGCGACCTTTACTGGTTCAAGTTATCGGCAACATCCTTGATGTGCCCAAAGGCGATCAAATGGCTATTAGTATGGCCATTGAGTGCGTGCATGCTTATTCGCTGGTACATGATGACTTGCCAGCCATGGACGACGACGATTTGCGTCGCGGCCAGCCAACTTGTCATATTGCATTTGATGAAGCCACCGCAATATTAGCCGGTGATGCATTGCAAGCCCTTGCTTTTAGCACATTAGCCGATGCGCCATTAAGTGATTTCGCAACCAATAAACGTGGTGAATTACTTTCTTTGCTAGCCCGCGCCGCAGGCTATCGCGGCATGTGTGGCGGGCAAGCTATCGATTTAGCCAGCACGGGTGAAGAAATAAGCCTTGAGCAGCTCAAGCGGCTGCACAATTTGAAAACCGGCGCCTTGCTTCGTGCATGTGTTGAAATGGTATCTATTGTTTCTCCAGAACTTGATAGTGACAGTAAAGCAAACTTATTGGCCTACGCAGATGATATTGGTCTTGCATTTCAAGTCCAAGATGACATTCTTGACGTAGAAGGTAATAGTGAGCAATTAGGAAAGCCTGCAGGCTCTGACATTGCTTTGGGTAAGAATACCTTTCCTGCCAAACTTGGCATAGAAGGCGCAAAACGAGAACTTGATAAGCTGCATCAGAATGCCCTTCAAGCCTTGGCTCGTTTACCCTACAATACAGACAGTTTAATTGCGTTTAGCGAACTATTGGTAAAACGAGACCATTAGTTCTGCAACCATGTTGAAAAAGATAATAAATAATGAGTTTAGACCTCCAACATTACCCCACGCTTGCTATTGCGCAAACGCCGGATAAGTTAAGACAGTTACCGCAAGAGAAATTGCGAGAGTTGTCAGATGAATTACGAGAATATTTACTAAATAGTGTTAGCCAAACCAGTGGACACTTTGCGTCTGGCTTAGGCACGGTAGAGCTTACTGTGGCTTTGCATTACATTTATAACACGCCTATCGACAGATTAATTTGGGATGTGGGTCATCAAGCCTACCCCCACAAAATTCTTACAGGCCGTGCCACACAAATGTCGACTATTCGACAAAAAGATGGATTGCACCCCTTCCCTTGGCCACCTGAGAGCGACTACGACACTTTTGCTGTCGGCCACTCGTCGACGTCCATCAGTGCTGCACTTGGTATGGCTGTTGCCGCCGAGCAAGAAGGTAAAAATCGTAAAGTGGTTGCCGTAATTGGCGATGGCGCGATTACCGCAGGTATGGCATTTGAAGCGATGAACCATGCTGGTGACATCAATAAAGATATGGTTGTGGTGTTGAACGACAACGAAATGTCTATCTCTGAAAACGTAGGTGCGCTTAATAGTCACCTAGCCCGCTTATTGACGGGTAATGTCTTCAACTCTATTCGCGATGGTTCTAAAAAGCTATTAAGTAATGTGCCACCTATCAAAGAATTTGCTAGTCGCGCAGAAGAGCATCTTAAAGGCATGGTAGTACCGGGCACTATTTTTGAAGAGCTCGGCTTTAATTACATTGGCCCTATTGATGGCCATGATGTAGATGCCGTTGTAGATACATTGCGTAATATGCGCAAATTCAAAGGCCCACAACTACTTCACGTGGTAACTAAAAAAGGTAAAGGCTACGCCCTTGCTGAGAAAGACCCGATTAAATTCCACGCAGTGCCTAAATTTAACCCTGCGGATAACGCATTGCCTAAAGCGAAGCCATCTGCACCTACTTTTTCTGCCATTTTTGGCGATTGGTTATGCGATATGGCAGCGCAAGATCCTAAATTGATGGCGGTTACCCCCGCTATGCGTGAAGGCTCTGGCATGGTCGCGTTTTCGCAGCAATACCCAGAACAGTATTTTGATGTCGCTATTGCTGAGCAGCATGCGGTTACCTTTGCTGCGGGCCTAGCGCGCGATGGATGTAACCCGGTAGTTGCCATCTACTCAACCTTTTTACAGCGTGCGTACGATCAGCTTATTCACGATGTGGCGTTGCAAGACTTGCCGGTTTTATTTGCTGTTGACCGTGCCGGTATTGTAGGCGCTGATGGCCCTACTCACCAAGGTGCTTTTGATATTGCCTTTTTGCGCTGTATACCGAATATGATAGTGATGGCGCCGTCTGATGAAAATGAATGCAGACAAATGCTTTATACTGGCCATAAAGCGCAAAAACCTGCTGCGGTACGCTACCCCCGTGGCTCTGGAATGGGTATTACCCCTGACGCTGCGATGACCGAGTTGCCAATTGGCAAATCGAAGGTTAGCCGTGCTATTACCGGCAAGCCAGCGAAAAAAGCAGCAATATTGAATTTTGGAACCCTTTTACCTAATGCATTAGCGGCTGGAGAAGCTATTGATGCAACGGTTATTGATATGCGCTTTGTGAAGCCACTGGATGGCCAGGCTATTGAGAAAGCAGCAGCAGAACACGATATGCTTATTACTTTAGAAGATGGGTGTATAGCCGGTGGTGCAGGCTCTGGTGTGCTTGAGTACTTACAACAACAAGGCATTATGAAACCCGTTCGTACGTTGGGGCTCCCAGACAGCTTTATTTTGCAAGGTACGCAGCAAGAAATGTACAAAGAGCATGGGCTGGATGCCGAAGGCATTACCGCTACGCTTAAAAGCTTACTAAGCTAGCGGTTGGTTTTTTAACTAGCTTTTAAAAACAAAAAGCCCGCAGTAGCGGGCTTTTTAGTATGTTCAATTTTTTGCGTATTATCGAACGAACTTAGGTTAGCCCGATTTTAAAACAAGGTTGTAAATGCTGGCCACACTATCATCATGATATGTAAACATGCGCAAGCCATAGCGCCTGCCACTATATCATCCAGCATAATGCCTGTACCGCCGTGTAAGCGCTTATCGATAGGCCCTATTGGCCAAGGTTTTAAAATATCGAATACGCGAAACAGCACAAACCCTGCTAGTAATGATGGCGCTGTAATAGGTACGAATAAGAAGGTAACAAACATACCTGCCACTTCGTCCCACACAATAGAGCCGTGATCGTGCACCTGCATATCATCAGCGGTTTTTCCGCACAGATAAATGCCAAAAATTGATGCAAAAACAGTGAAAGCGATAAATACCAACACTGGCATATTCGCTGACAATATTAATAATGGAAGTGCAGCTGCTGAGCCAAACGTACCTGGCATAAACGGAATAAGGCCGCTACCGAAACCCAACGCTAAAAAGTGCACTGGATTCTTCATGCTAATTCTAGCGCGATATTCTTTTTGCATAAGATGCTCTGTTAGCTTCTAGAAAGTATGCTCGTAACCACTTTCATTGGTTGGTGCGAACGGCTGATTATCTTTTAACAAGGAAAGCTGACCAACTTGGCCAGTTAACTGACCAATACAAGTTGCTTTTACGCTACTACTGCCCATCGAGGTTTCAAAGTTGCCTCGCTGCTCTTCACCTACTGTAAAGATAAGCTCATAGTCGTCGCCTGCTGACAGTGCGTATTCGATAGCCTGGGCATTATCGACTGCGCTGGTCAACGCCCTAGATAAAGGAAGTTTATCCACGTGTACATTTGCACCGCAGCCTGAAGCTTTCAGTATATGGCCTAAATCAGAAATTAAGCCGTCAGACACATCAATACATGATGAAGCAATACGACGAAGTGCCGTTCCCATTGCTACCCGAGGTGTAGGGTAATAATGGCGATTAATAAGCACATCTCGCGCTTCGCCAGCTACCGATAGCTTATTCTGAAGAATATCTAAGCCAGCACCAGCATCACCTAATGTGCCTGTAACGTAAACCCAATCACCGGGTTTTGCATTACTACGAGTCAGTTCAGAACCTGGTGGAATGAACCCTTGCGCCGTAATGGTCATAGCCATCGGGCCTTTAACGGTATCGCCACCAATTAACTGTACAGAATAATACTGCGTAAGCTCGTACAAACCATCTACGAACTCGCTAAGCCATTCATCATTCACTGTTGGCAATGACAGCGATAAGCTGATCCACGCTGGTTCGGCGCCCATGGCGGCTAAATCGCTTAAATTCACGGCTACCGTTTTATACGCAACTGATTTTGCAGGCGCATCATCTAAAAAGTGCACACCGGCTACTAAGGTGTCTGTAGTAACGG
Proteins encoded in this window:
- the xseB gene encoding exodeoxyribonuclease VII small subunit; this encodes MTKKTDSPSFEETLTELDAIVNEMENGELPLNVALEKFERGIALSREGQKSLEQAEQKVKILLNEQGESALHPLPEDEQP
- a CDS encoding phosphatidylglycerophosphatase A family protein codes for the protein MQKEYRARISMKNPVHFLALGFGSGLIPFMPGTFGSAAALPLLILSANMPVLVFIAFTVFASIFGIYLCGKTADDMQVHDHGSIVWDEVAGMFVTFLFVPITAPSLLAGFVLFRVFDILKPWPIGPIDKRLHGGTGIMLDDIVAGAMACACLHIMMIVWPAFTTLF
- the thiL gene encoding thiamine-phosphate kinase, with the translated sequence MKEFDLIGRYFSDGGHTRKDVVIGIGDDCAVTNVPSNQQLAVTTDTLVAGVHFLDDAPAKSVAYKTVAVNLSDLAAMGAEPAWISLSLSLPTVNDEWLSEFVDGLYELTQYYSVQLIGGDTVKGPMAMTITAQGFIPPGSELTRSNAKPGDWVYVTGTLGDAGAGLDILQNKLSVAGEARDVLINRHYYPTPRVAMGTALRRIASSCIDVSDGLISDLGHILKASGCGANVHVDKLPLSRALTSAVDNAQAIEYALSAGDDYELIFTVGEEQRGNFETSMGSSSVKATCIGQLTGQVGQLSLLKDNQPFAPTNESGYEHTF
- the dxs gene encoding 1-deoxy-D-xylulose-5-phosphate synthase gives rise to the protein MSLDLQHYPTLAIAQTPDKLRQLPQEKLRELSDELREYLLNSVSQTSGHFASGLGTVELTVALHYIYNTPIDRLIWDVGHQAYPHKILTGRATQMSTIRQKDGLHPFPWPPESDYDTFAVGHSSTSISAALGMAVAAEQEGKNRKVVAVIGDGAITAGMAFEAMNHAGDINKDMVVVLNDNEMSISENVGALNSHLARLLTGNVFNSIRDGSKKLLSNVPPIKEFASRAEEHLKGMVVPGTIFEELGFNYIGPIDGHDVDAVVDTLRNMRKFKGPQLLHVVTKKGKGYALAEKDPIKFHAVPKFNPADNALPKAKPSAPTFSAIFGDWLCDMAAQDPKLMAVTPAMREGSGMVAFSQQYPEQYFDVAIAEQHAVTFAAGLARDGCNPVVAIYSTFLQRAYDQLIHDVALQDLPVLFAVDRAGIVGADGPTHQGAFDIAFLRCIPNMIVMAPSDENECRQMLYTGHKAQKPAAVRYPRGSGMGITPDAAMTELPIGKSKVSRAITGKPAKKAAILNFGTLLPNALAAGEAIDATVIDMRFVKPLDGQAIEKAAAEHDMLITLEDGCIAGGAGSGVLEYLQQQGIMKPVRTLGLPDSFILQGTQQEMYKEHGLDAEGITATLKSLLS
- the ispA gene encoding (2E,6E)-farnesyl diphosphate synthase, translated to MNFTALHQQVKQQTDASLNTLIDDLPHDAPRLKEAMRHALLVGGKRMRPLLVQVIGNILDVPKGDQMAISMAIECVHAYSLVHDDLPAMDDDDLRRGQPTCHIAFDEATAILAGDALQALAFSTLADAPLSDFATNKRGELLSLLARAAGYRGMCGGQAIDLASTGEEISLEQLKRLHNLKTGALLRACVEMVSIVSPELDSDSKANLLAYADDIGLAFQVQDDILDVEGNSEQLGKPAGSDIALGKNTFPAKLGIEGAKRELDKLHQNALQALARLPYNTDSLIAFSELLVKRDH